One Thioclava electrotropha DNA segment encodes these proteins:
- a CDS encoding CoxG family protein, with protein MKLEGEQLLSADPQTVWAALFDRDVLAEAIPGCESLEQLSETEFTAVVKLKIGPVSARFKGAVTLSDIVPGQSCTLSGKGSGGVAGFAKGAAQVTLVPEADGTRLCYDADIAVGGKLASLGNRLIGATAQKLTDAFFTNFSDALAQPEEAGPT; from the coding sequence ATGAAGCTTGAAGGAGAGCAGCTCCTGAGCGCCGACCCCCAGACCGTCTGGGCGGCACTCTTCGACCGTGACGTGCTGGCCGAAGCTATTCCCGGCTGCGAAAGCCTCGAACAGCTGAGCGAAACCGAATTCACCGCCGTGGTGAAGCTCAAGATCGGCCCGGTTTCGGCCCGCTTCAAGGGCGCGGTTACGCTGAGCGATATCGTGCCCGGCCAGTCCTGCACGTTGTCCGGCAAAGGCTCGGGTGGGGTCGCGGGGTTCGCCAAGGGGGCGGCACAGGTGACGCTGGTGCCCGAGGCGGACGGCACGCGGCTTTGCTATGATGCCGATATCGCGGTGGGCGGAAAGCTCGCCTCTCTCGGCAACCGGCTGATCGGCGCCACGGCGCAGAAGCTGACGGACGCCTTTTTCACCAATTTTTCCGATGCGTTGGCCCAACCGGAGGAGGCTGGGCCGACCTGA
- a CDS encoding xanthine dehydrogenase family protein molybdopterin-binding subunit, with protein MTMYIGQSQRRENARRHLSGRGHFVSDLTLPRMLHAVFVRSPMAKGRLVEIDTCEAEQSPGVVRILTAAELNARCKPWVGTLAHFAGMQSPPMNILAEEEVLWTGQPVAMIIAKSRAEAEDAADLVMVDIEDSEPVTDGAAALQDGAPLANSAARDNLCYEALLETPAVNEAFAGAAHVVEGSFTFGRHTAVTLEPRAVIADFDPSSGALTVHHGTQTPYQFQDVYARHFGLPEGKVRVIAPDVGGSFGMKLHVYNEEMGAVAASMILKRPVRYVADRLESFLSDIHARDHIVKGRMALDAEGKILAMDVDDLAPVGAVSAYPRTSAAEGNQVIRLMGAPYNMPDYRGRLQVAFQNKVQTSQYRAVGHPIACAVTEALVERAAEVTGLDPFEIRARNLIADDAYPHVSATGYQFEKLSHQASLAKLREMMDPDALRADQARLREQGIYRGFGIASFVEITNPGAAFYGVGGARISAQDGAVVRMTPSGDIHCAISVTEQGQGTETIIAQVVADQLGVSPERVSVTTGDTATTPSGGATWACRGAGIGGETALRAGRKLRERILTLAGALLQADPATLRLEDGAVVDVATGEARITLEEIGRVATYRPDTLPDGVDHSLTVAHHFAPSGYPFDFTNGIQGSLVEVDVETGIVRILKHWVVEDCGRIINPLLVDEQIRGGVVQGLGPAFFEECQYDADGQLTNGSLADYLVPMACEMPDIEIAHIETPTEDTILGAKGVGEAGTAAAGAAAMNAVNDALRPFGARLTQTPMTPLRILDALDAARKQRTDP; from the coding sequence AGCTGAACGCGCGCTGCAAGCCGTGGGTCGGCACGCTCGCGCATTTCGCAGGTATGCAGAGCCCGCCGATGAACATCCTTGCCGAGGAGGAAGTGCTCTGGACCGGGCAACCGGTGGCGATGATCATCGCCAAGAGCCGGGCCGAGGCCGAGGATGCCGCCGACTTGGTGATGGTGGATATCGAGGATTCCGAGCCGGTGACCGATGGCGCTGCGGCCCTGCAGGACGGCGCGCCCCTGGCGAACAGTGCCGCGCGGGACAATCTTTGTTACGAGGCGCTGTTGGAAACGCCTGCGGTGAACGAGGCCTTCGCCGGTGCCGCGCATGTGGTCGAGGGCAGCTTCACTTTTGGCCGCCACACCGCCGTCACGCTCGAGCCGCGCGCGGTGATCGCCGATTTCGACCCGTCGAGTGGTGCGCTCACCGTGCATCACGGGACGCAGACCCCCTACCAGTTTCAGGACGTCTATGCGCGCCATTTCGGTCTGCCGGAGGGCAAGGTCCGCGTCATCGCGCCCGATGTAGGCGGCTCGTTCGGCATGAAGCTGCATGTCTATAACGAAGAGATGGGCGCCGTCGCGGCGAGCATGATCCTCAAGCGCCCGGTGCGCTACGTGGCCGACCGGCTGGAAAGCTTTCTGTCCGACATCCACGCTCGCGATCATATCGTGAAAGGCCGCATGGCGCTGGACGCGGAGGGCAAGATTCTCGCGATGGACGTCGATGATCTGGCGCCGGTCGGCGCGGTCTCGGCCTATCCGCGCACCAGCGCTGCCGAGGGCAATCAGGTGATCCGCCTTATGGGTGCTCCCTACAACATGCCCGATTATCGCGGCCGGCTGCAGGTCGCCTTCCAGAACAAGGTGCAGACCAGCCAGTATCGCGCGGTGGGGCATCCCATCGCCTGTGCGGTGACCGAGGCGCTGGTTGAACGGGCGGCGGAGGTCACGGGCCTCGATCCGTTCGAGATCCGTGCCCGCAACCTGATTGCCGACGATGCCTATCCGCATGTGTCGGCCACCGGCTATCAGTTCGAGAAGCTCTCGCATCAGGCCAGTCTGGCCAAGCTGCGCGAGATGATGGACCCGGACGCGCTACGCGCCGATCAGGCTCGACTGCGCGAACAGGGCATCTATCGCGGGTTCGGCATCGCCTCCTTTGTCGAGATCACCAATCCCGGCGCGGCTTTCTACGGCGTCGGCGGAGCGCGGATCTCGGCGCAGGACGGCGCAGTGGTGCGGATGACGCCCTCTGGCGACATCCATTGCGCCATCTCGGTCACCGAGCAGGGGCAGGGCACCGAGACGATCATCGCGCAGGTGGTCGCCGATCAACTGGGTGTTTCGCCCGAACGGGTGAGCGTCACCACGGGCGACACCGCGACCACGCCCAGCGGCGGTGCCACCTGGGCCTGCCGGGGCGCGGGCATCGGCGGCGAGACGGCGCTGCGCGCCGGACGCAAGCTGCGCGAGCGGATTCTGACTCTGGCGGGCGCTTTGCTGCAGGCCGATCCGGCAACGCTGCGGCTCGAAGATGGCGCGGTTGTCGATGTCGCCACGGGCGAGGCGCGCATCACGCTCGAAGAGATTGGCCGCGTCGCCACCTACCGGCCCGACACGCTGCCCGACGGGGTCGATCATTCGCTGACCGTCGCGCATCATTTTGCGCCCTCCGGTTACCCGTTCGACTTCACCAACGGCATTCAGGGCAGTCTGGTCGAGGTCGATGTGGAAACCGGCATCGTGCGGATCCTGAAGCATTGGGTCGTCGAGGATTGCGGTCGCATCATCAATCCGCTTCTGGTCGACGAACAGATCCGCGGCGGCGTGGTGCAGGGGCTTGGCCCCGCCTTCTTCGAGGAATGCCAATATGACGCGGACGGCCAGCTCACCAACGGGTCGCTCGCCGATTATCTCGTGCCCATGGCTTGCGAGATGCCCGATATCGAAATCGCCCATATCGAAACGCCCACCGAGGACACGATCCTTGGCGCCAAGGGCGTGGGCGAAGCGGGAACCGCCGCTGCCGGCGCCGCCGCGATGAACGCGGTGAATGACGCGCTGCGCCCCTTTGGCGCACGGCTCACCCAGACACCCATGACGCCGCTGCGCATCCTCGATGCGCTCGACGCGGCCCGAAAGCAAAGGACCGATCCATGA
- a CDS encoding C4-dicarboxylate TRAP transporter substrate-binding protein yields the protein MTTTRRAFVAMSSAALALPFLNTRSIAAQNISIQIGSSHPTNNIWVYAMQNALQPALEKLLADAGGEYSVSWNENYGGTLYKFKDTRTAVRDGIVDVGMVGTVWEGSAMPLQNVTYFTPFANVDHNVTIDIFDKLTDELPELRAGWTDQNMVHLSSLVTDSYDVYAKFPITSVDDIRNRRLNAPGTSANWLAETGCTPVDGALTTYYTDIQTGVSEGTLSFASGIQPTRVYEVAPHLTRVGFGSMYFGGIAVNKGFYDRLPEPVQAALKEAGRITSRAHGDYITKRTTEAITEMKGAGLQITEMAPAERERWAETLPDVAKPWLEANGAAAATVAKAYFGELEARGIKPARDWTAGI from the coding sequence ATGACAACCACACGCAGGGCCTTTGTGGCCATGTCCTCGGCAGCCTTGGCGCTGCCCTTTCTGAACACCCGCAGCATCGCGGCTCAGAACATCTCGATTCAGATCGGGTCGAGCCACCCGACCAACAATATCTGGGTCTACGCCATGCAGAACGCACTGCAACCGGCGCTCGAAAAGCTGCTGGCGGATGCGGGCGGCGAGTATTCCGTGAGCTGGAACGAGAACTACGGCGGCACGCTCTACAAGTTCAAGGACACCCGCACGGCGGTGCGCGACGGCATCGTCGATGTCGGCATGGTGGGGACGGTCTGGGAAGGCTCGGCGATGCCGCTGCAGAACGTGACCTATTTCACCCCCTTCGCGAATGTCGATCATAACGTCACCATCGACATCTTCGACAAGCTGACCGACGAGCTGCCGGAGCTGCGCGCAGGGTGGACCGACCAGAACATGGTGCATCTGTCCTCGCTGGTGACCGACAGCTACGACGTCTACGCCAAATTCCCCATCACCTCGGTCGATGACATCCGGAACCGCCGCCTCAACGCGCCGGGCACCTCGGCCAACTGGCTGGCGGAGACCGGCTGCACGCCGGTGGATGGCGCGCTGACCACCTATTACACCGACATCCAGACCGGCGTTTCCGAGGGCACGCTCTCCTTCGCCAGCGGCATCCAGCCCACACGGGTCTACGAGGTTGCGCCGCATCTGACCCGGGTCGGCTTCGGCTCGATGTATTTCGGCGGGATCGCGGTGAACAAGGGCTTCTACGACCGGCTGCCCGAGCCCGTGCAGGCCGCGCTGAAAGAAGCGGGGCGTATCACCTCGCGCGCGCATGGCGACTACATCACGAAGCGCACGACCGAGGCGATCACCGAGATGAAGGGCGCCGGGCTTCAGATCACCGAAATGGCTCCCGCAGAGCGCGAACGCTGGGCCGAGACGCTCCCCGACGTCGCGAAGCCTTGGCTTGAGGCCAATGGTGCGGCGGCGGCAACGGTGGCCAAAGCGTATTTTGGCGAACTGGAAGCTCGTGGCATCAAACCTGCCCGCGACTGGACCGCCGGGATCTGA